One genomic region from Salvelinus fontinalis isolate EN_2023a chromosome 18, ASM2944872v1, whole genome shotgun sequence encodes:
- the LOC129815931 gene encoding ataxin-7-like protein 1, with protein sequence MMAVRERAVKVMAALERRVPSLDDFVGESWSAWAERASVTASEGSDGDDCSKNGKKAAEAMSLRKEDMSIFGHYPGQDDFYLVVCSHCGQVVKPQAFEKHCERRHGPLSKLYAPLRSPPPAPQQRPRHSHSPSSAHATSSWEGRRQGTGAPRAAPPSTPPQFRHTKPPKEGVRHSHLDKSPHSGHSESAVFKQPPPLEPPLSSPPPSLRDPPWPHGGTPPGRPSTTPPSQPSTTPPGWPSTARPSTTPPPGRPSTTPPPGRPSTTPPARPSTTPPPGRPSTTPPPGRPSTTPPPGRPSTTPLPGRPSTTPASRPSTSERTHTQRKEAITVPTLPGHLRGPRPYNKVASRRECDLDKHCGVLDSERKKVCTRLLTCNIHSIHQRRKVSGRSKNFDQLVTELKTGVRIRERRAQTQEGSGSGRSPSPEAHGDPLAHPHCRRPLTNNPAFSRSRASSESAPEEEKPHQEEGSTQAPSPLTHGRISSDESEGEGPEEQIEYPSSSWHPKPAAGCSFGSYMMGHGVYTFDRRLHHLRSALNAMVEQHISAHLWKKIPQASDLQSQSPSAKSISSSPSSSFSSSLHSKVRTGSHRTTPSLRPSSSSSHGPGRETRLQIASHSTAINQSENSSGSGIHIVAPAPPPVRQAGPGRPPGPGRPKNPVGRPSKQQLRFREEEAAAAALRKREAPSLEDEHSGPDRNSIILQDRGRPPTSSFKTAPPTPHSQTNGTLSPSSKPRPQPSPSEPHSPASAWLFKRTHPPSGHTSSPPDPHFHRGDSGLHGRGTTGYEHRGLGKKRKGGSSEPSPPSKPHRLPSSPHSNFYPWKDSKGGTLPGGVEKKMGTQKPKLHH encoded by the exons ATGATGGCGGTGCGTGAACGCGCAGTAAAAGTAATGGCTGCTCTGGAACGGCGGGTGCCTAGTCTCGATGATTTCGTGGGCGAAAGCTGGAGCGCCTGGGCCGAGAGAGCCAGTGTGACTGCGTCGGAAG GCTCCGATGGAGATGACTGCAGCAAGAATGGGAAGAAAGCAGCTGAGGCAATGTCTCTTAGGAAGGAAG ACATGTCCATCTTCGGCCACTACCCGGGCCAAGATGACTTCTACTTGGTGGTGTGTAGCCACTGTGGCCAAGTGGTCAAGCCCCAGGCCTTTGAGAAGCATTGTGAGAGGAGACACGGCCCCCTGAGCAAACTGTACGCCCCCCTCCGCTCCCCCCCTCCAGCACCCCAGCAGCGCCCCCGCCATAGCCACTCCCCATCCTCCGCCCACGCAACCTCATCCTGGGAAGGGAGGAGGCAAGGGACTGGGGCACCAAGAGCAGCCCCCCCATCCACACCCCCACAGTTCAGACACACCAAACCCCCCAAGGAAGGAGTACG CCACTCCCACCTGGATAAGAGCCCCCACAGCGGCCATTCTGAATCAGCTGTGTTCAAGCAGCCTCCACCCCTGGAGCCTCCCCTGagctccccacctccctccctcagagACCCACCCTGGCCCCATGGAGGCACCCCGCCCGGCCGGCCCTCCACCACCCCGCCCAGCCAGCCCTCCACCACCCCGCCCGGCTGGCCCTCCACCGCCCGGCCCTCCACCACCCCCCCGCCCGGCCGGCCCTCCACCACCCCCCCGCCCGGCCGGCCCTCCACCA CCCCGCCCGCCCGGCCCTCCACCACCCCCCCGCCCGGCCGGCCCTCCACCACCCCCCCGCCCGGCCGGCCCTCCACCACCCCCCCGCCCGGCCggccctccaccacccccctgcCCGGCCGGCCCTCCACCACCCCGGCCAGCCGGCCCTCCACCAGTGAGAGGACACACACCCAGAGGAAGGAGGCCATAACGGTCCCTACCCTCCCTGGCCATCTCCGTGGACCAAGACCTTACAACAAAGTGGCCTCCA GGAGAGAGTGTGATCTAGACAAGCACTGCGGAGTACTGGACTCCGAGAGGAAGAAAGTCTGCACTCGTCTCCTAACTTGCAAT ATTCATTCTATTCACCAGCGGAGGAAGGTTTCTGGTCGGAGTAAAAACTTTGACCAGCTGGTGACCGAGCTGAAGACGGGTGTCCGGATCCGTGAGCGGAGGGCTCAGACCCAGGAGGGGAGTGGCTCAGGCCGGTCCCCCAGCCCAGAGGCCCACGGGGACCCCCTAGCACACCCCCACTGCAGGAGGCCCCTCACCAACAACCCTGCCTTCAG TCGGTCCAGGGCTTCTTCGGAGAGTGCTCCAGAGGAGGAAAAACCTCATCAGGAGGAGGGTAGCACCCAAGCCCCATCACCCCTCACCCATGGGCGCATTTCCAGCgatgagagcgagggagaggggccTGAGGAACAAATCGAATACCCCTCGTCCTCTTGGCACCCTAAACCAGCCGCG GGGTGTTCGTTTGGCAGTTATATGATGGGTCATGGTGTGTACACCTTTGACCGGCGGCTCCACCACCTTCGGTCGGCGCTCAATGCCATGGTGGAGCAGCACATCAGCGCACACCTCTGGAA AAAAATACCTCAAGCATCAGACCTCCAGTCCCAAAGTCCCTCTGCGAAGAgcatctcttcctctccctcctcatccttctcttcctctctacatTCTAAAGTCAGGACAGGAAGCCACAGAACCACCCCGTCCCTCaggccttcctcctcttcctcccacggACCAGGGAGGGAGACACGCCTACAAATCGCCTCCCACTCCACAGCCATTAACCAATCAGAGAATTCCAGTGGCAGTGGCATCCATATTGTAGCCCCTGCGCCCCCTCCTGTCCGCCAGGCAGGTCCAGGGCGGCCGCCAGGTCCCGGGAGGCCCAAGAACCCGGTGGGGCGACCCAGCAAGCAGCAACTGAGATTCAGAGAGGAGGAGGCGGCAGCAGCAGCACTCCGTAAACGTGAAGCCCCATCACTGGAGGATGAGCACTCCGGCCCAGACAGGAACTCTATCATCCTACAGGACCGGGGACGGCCCCCAACCAGTTCCTTTAAGACCGCCCCGCCCACCCCTCACAGCCAGACCAATGGCACCCTCTCCCCCAGCAGCAAACCCCGCCCCCAGCCATCCCCCTCGGAGCCCCATTCACCAGCATCTGCCTGGTTGTTTAAACGGACACACCCACCCTCTGGACACACTTCCTCCCCACCCGATCCTCACTTCCACAGGGGGGACTCAGGACTGCACGGGAGGGGGACGACGGGGTACGAGCACAGGGGTCTGGGGAAGAAACGCAAGGGGGGCAGCAGTgaaccctctcccccctccaaACCGCACCGCCTgccctcctcccctcactccaatTTCTACCCCTGGAAGGACAGTAAGGGGGGAACACTGCCTGGTGGGGTGGAGAAGAAAATGGGCACACAGAAG CCAAAACTGCACCATTAA